In Patescibacteria group bacterium, the genomic stretch GTTCGTTACGTTCTCCTCGATGCGGTTCGGGTGCCAAAAAAGGCGCATCGGTTTCCACTAATATTTTTTCCAGCGGTATAATTTTTGCTATCTCCCGCAATTCCAATGATTTTTTAAAAGTAATAATACCGGTAAAACCAATATAAAAACCAAAATCAATAAACCCTTTTGCTTGGACCAGATTGCCTCCAAAACAATGCACTACCCCTTTTAATTTTTTATTTTTTACTTTTAATCTTAAAATTTCTAACAAATCGTCATACGCCCCGTAAACGTCTTTCTTTGTTCCCCGACAATGCAAAACCAAGGGCAGATTGAGTTCATCTGCCAAATCAATAAATTTGTTTAAAGTTTCCACTTGAATTTTTTTTATCTTATCAGGATCATCTTTCATTTCGTCAAAGTAATAATAGTCTAACCCCACTTCTCCTAACGCAACCACCTTATCTGATGATTTCGCCAACTTCCTGTACGTGTCATAATCAAAAACTTCCTGACGAGTAACAAATTTATATTCCTTGCCATCAAATTTTGCCGATTCGGTAATATCCTGCGTCAGATGAATCGGATGCAAGCCGACCACCGCATAAACACCTTTTTGATAATTTTGCGCAATTTTTATAGTGCGCCGCGAGGTTGAAAGCTGCGAACCGATATTAACGAGCCAAGTATTATTAGCCAAAGAACGCCGAATAACATCTTCGGCGTCTTTACTATAAGCGTTAAAATTTACATGACAATGGGAATCAACCAACATAAGCAGCGGAGACAGGTATTTAATGCATTATTACCAAAAAATTTTAAATTACGCTCTTTAACTGCCGTAACAATTCCGGCAAAAGCGGCGCCAAAAATTTAGCCATAGTAACAAACCAAGGAGTAATACTGGAATTTTGCAACTGTAATGTCAACCATTCATTTATCGGATATCGGGCAATAAAAAATAAAACTAATCCCAAAGTAAAAGCACCTTCTAAAAAACCAAGTAACCCGCCGGCAAGACGATTGATACCGCTTAAAAAAGGAATAAAAGTGACAAATTCAAACATGCGATCAAAAAAGTAAAATACTAACCCGACTAAACGATTGACAAAAATCAAAATAATTACAAAAGATATCACTTTTCCCAAATCACCGTCACCCCAAATAAAAGAGCCCCAGCTGGCTAATCCCAGATAATAATGACCGGCAATAAAAGCGCCGGCGGCTATGCCGACTAAAGACCCCAAAGCATGAATAAAACCAAACCATAAACCAAAAAGCACGAAACCGCCAAGAAGAATCAATAAAACGAGATCAAAAATTGCCATAAGCAACTTTTTATTAATTATTTTTATTTATTCAAACTGTATAAAAAATAATAATAACGATGATGCAAACCACTGCCAGAATCCCCCAATACAAAACCGGTCGTTCTTTTTTTTGTTTCTGACGTTCCTCAATATTATATTTTTGAGCAATATTTTGATCCATAATAATTTAAAAAATTACGTCCTATTTTTTACCCTCAATAATAACCGCGAATTCTCCTTTTACTATACCATTTTTCAGCTCTAGTTCAAGCTCCTGCGCCGTTCCGCGGTAAATCGTTTCAAATTTTTTGGTCAACTCACGACCGATAACCACTTGCCTGTCAGCGACACCGAAAACAATCAATTCTCCAATCAACTTAATTATGCGATGACAGGATTCATAAAGAATAATAGTCCTACTACTGGCGATAATTTCCTTTAAAAGAGTCTGCCTGCCTTTTTTGTGCGGCAAAAAACCAAGAAACAAAAACTGGTCGCATGAAAATCCCGCCACTGAAGCCAGAACTGCCAACGCCGTCGGACCGGGAATCGGTACGATTTGTACCTGTGAACCAAAACGTTCGATCGCTTTTTTGACTAAATAATTTCCCGGATCAGATATTCCCGGCGTACCAGCATCAGAAACTAAAGCAATATTGCTGCCTTCGCGCAGTTTATTTAAGATAAAATCTATTTTTTCTATCTTACTATGCTGATGATAACTTAATGTTGGTTTTTCCAGATGATAATGTTCCAAAAGTTTTTTGGTTTGTCGAGTGTCTTCGCACAAAATCAAATCAACCCCTTTCAAAATATCCAATGTCCGCAGGGTAATGTCCGCTAGATTGCCGATAGGGGTGGCGACAATATATAAAAACATAAAAAAATAATTATTTTCTCTACACTGCTTTTTCCGCAGCTGCCCCTACTAACTCCATGTTTTGTCCGCAGCAAACTAATATCCCGCCGCCGGCCTTAGTCACTTCGACCTCATTACCACAAATGGCGCAATAATATTTTTCGCCGATTTTTTTAACAGCCATATTATTTTTTATTATTTGGTTAAGACAATTTTTATCTTATTTTCCCAGATACCATGAATATTGCATTCTTCTAAAAATCGCAAATCCGTATCCTGGTCAAATTTCAAAGTAAACTCCGTTTCTGGTGGCGTATTAGGTTCCAGTTTATTTTTTGCAATCAAAATATCGCCATTATAAACGGCCACCCACATAATATAATGTTCCGGCATCATCGGATGAACAATCTCCCCTATTTTTACTTTAAGCTTAAATTCCTTGCCAGCTTTTATTTTTTTAGGCAACTCTACAAAAGGAATATGCTTTTTTTCAAAATCATTTAGATAATTGAGGTCTTTTGGTTGTTTTATTTCCATAAATTTAGTAGCCTTATGAATTAATTTGCTACAAAAATTATACCAAAATTAGCCCAAAAAATCAAATGCCTCTAATTTTTTAGAATCTCAACCGGCATACCTAGAACCGACCAATTATAAATCCATTTAGCGTCAGGGGTATACATATTAACGCAACCATGACTCATCGGATGACCAAAATTAGAATGCCAGTAGGTACCATGAATAGTATACGGACCCTTAAAAGACAAAACCCACGGCACACCAGGCAAGTCGTACCCTGGTCCAAACATATGAACGGTCGGTCTTTTACGCCAAATGCTGAAATTACCGAGAGGAGTTTTGAGGTATTTCGTACCAGAAGAAATTAAAAAGCTTCGCACTAAAAATCCGCTGTCGTAAGCATACAATGTTTGTTTACTGCCCGTATCAACTAAAATTAATTTCCCAGTCACGTTAATGTCTGGCAATTTGTCCGGCGCCACTACTATTTCCAGCGATTTGTCATCATCAAACTGACCAATCGCCAACTGGACACCAGTTGTTAAGTCTTGATCAAAGGCAAAAAATTTTTTTTCTTCTCTGCCAAACGAATCGAAAATCTTGACCGAAGGAGAACCGGTGTATCCAGCACCAACTATGATTTCTTTTTTCCCGTCGCCGTTTGTATCACCACTGGCGATATTAACCCCTCCCTTAAAATCATCACCAAAAACTTTCCAGGAATTAATCTTTGAGCCATCGATACGTCGCAAATCAATTACTGGCAAAGAATTATACCGTCCGGCGCTGACCATTTCCGTTTTTTTATCCCCACCAAAATCTTCCAGAACCATCGACAGACCCAAACTGTCAATATAATCATTACTTTTAAAACCGAGCTTCAAATCATTACCGTTTTTATCAAAAATTTTTACCTCTGACTTTGCAACATTATATACTCTGGCAACCGCTATTTCTTCTTGATCGTCTCCGTTGATATCACCAGCGGCAATATTTATACCCTGGGTGTAGTCTTTGGCAAAAGCCATCCAACCGATATTAATCTTAGGCGTTCCCGTTCCGTCAAAAATTCTAACGTGCGGACCGCCGCCTTTACCCGGAGCGGTGACGATCTCGTCTTTTTTGTCATTGTCCAGGTCGGTTCCCACAACTTGAATACCGCCGGTAAAATTTTTATCGTAAGCTAAAAAATCTCTTAAATACGACCCGTCACTGTCAAAAATCTTAACCATTGGTTCACCGCCAAAACCCATGCCAACAACTATTTCACTCCTACCGTCACCGTCAATATCTGCCGCAGCAAGACTGAAATTTTTTACCACCGTATCAAAAGGAAAAAATTCTTTTTCTATTTTTAGCGTCTCGCTATCGTAAATCCTGATTAAAGGTTTTGCCGCGACTAAATCTTGGCTATAAACCGCAAAATAAGGCCAGCAAAAAAAACTGGTCAAAATAACCAAAAACGAGCCTATTTTACTGCTCTTTTTTAAATTCACAAAACGATTAATTTATCTCGTCGATCACTACTATTTTTTTGTTCTCCAAAATGCTGTACAAAAATCTATCGGTTATATCTCGACGATATTTATATTCAGTCACCGGCATAAGAGTAAAATTTATTTCATAATTCAAATCTTTTTCAAATTTTCTTATCAAACGACTCAGTTTGTCACGATTGATACTGCCGACAATAAACAAATCCGTTGGCGCGCCGACAAAACCAACGAAGATACCGGTGAGTGCCATATATTTTACCGATCCTATTTTACCGATTTTTTTGACTAAATCGTTTTCGATTAATACCTGAGCTTTTAATATTAAAGCTTTTAATTCTGCAAATAAAACATGGTCCACGTTAATCTGATAATATTTTTTTTCTTGCTTATTATATTTATTTTTTTTTCCGTTTCTTGCGCCCGCTTTTTCACCTACTTTTTCATCGCGCTTAAAAGTTTTTACTAGCCCCAAATCTTCAAGATTTTGCAGTTCTCTCCTTACAGCGTTAATCTGCAAATGCGTTAGTCGGGTTAACTCTCTGACATAATAGGAGTTTTCCGAATGGTTTAAAAAAATCCGTAAAAGTTTTACTCTAGTTTTTGAACCAAATAGGTGTTCAAGCATAAAATTGAGTAACAACTGACGGTAAAAAGCCGCCAATAAATTACTATTTAATATTTCTCTTGTTTATAGTATAATATAAACCATAAAAATCCACAACGACAAAACAATATATGATCCCCAGGTTTAGCCAATTATTTATCTATTCGCCTGATAAAAGCAGCTCGCTGTGTAAAATTTTTATTACCACACCAAGCCTGGATAAAGAACAGTCCTTAGGACGACTTTTTGGTATTATCGAAATAGAATCAAACGATCGTGGACTTTGGGACACCATAGAAAATCTAGCGACGCTTCTGGAAAAAAGCTATTATGGTGAAGATAATATTTTGATTGACGTCGGCCGACCAACTAAAGAAATATCAGTCGAAGAAACATTTGAAAAAACAATTCAAACTTTTAATGACAAATTAATAGAGCTGATCAAAGGTGGTAAGTTGGCAAAACTTTTAGAAAAAATGAATATTACCGTTGGGGTTTTAAAAAATAAAAAACTTTATTTTGCCGCCGTGGGTAATACTAGCGCCTTTTTGCTTCATCAACTCAAAAGCCAAGAATACCGCATGATTGATGTTCTGGACAGCACTGGCGGCAGGGAAGAAAAAATCAATCCTTTCAAAATACTCTCCAACGTAGTTAACGGGGAAATCGACAAAAATGACTCCATGATTTTTTGTACCAATACCCTGTTAGACTATCTATCGCTTGATAAAATCAAACAGACTTTAACCACCCTAGATCCGGCGGCAGCCAGTAGACATCTTAAAGATTTGCTTTTGGAAGCTAGTATTAACACCGTATTTGCCAGTATTATACTAAAACTAATACCGGACGAAGAAGAAATAAAAAGTCAAAAAGAAATCCGTTTACCCCAAAGATCTCTCAATACCTTGATTTCAACGGAAAAAACCACCGAACAATATCTTTCTCCCCCATTCAAGTTCAACCTGATCAAATATTCAACTATTATTTTACGCAGCGCAAAAAATACCATGGCAGCAGCTTTTAGCTATTCCGTACAGAAAGCGAAATCCGCTCAAGAAAAAAGACAGCAAAAATCCAAAGAAACCCAAATTATTGATGTTAATAACGAAATAGAAATAACCGACACAACACCGATTGCAGTTGATGAAGAATCCTCAATTGACGCGAAATTTATCATGCCAATACAGGAATACGCGATACCAACGACAGAAACCGTAGAAACACCACTATCAGCACAAATAAAATCGAAAGGTCAGCCAAAATCAATAATAACTCCACAAAATCAAACCAGCGTAAAAATTGCAACCAATCTTTGGATGGTTATAAAAAAAGCAGCTGTTTACGTCATACATACAACAAAAAAAACCGCCATTTGGTTGGGACGCACTGGTAAGTCTTTATATTATATTATTACCAATAAAGACCAACAACGACGAAAGGAGCGACAAAAACTATACTCTCTTTTTATTAGTTGGCTTGCTAGTTACGTCCGACGATTCAGAGCGCTACCGCCGTTAAGCAGAAAACTGCTTATTTTTTCCGCCGTTCTTTTTGTTCTCTTCGTTTTTAGTATCGCCCAAACCAGTTACAATAAAACAGCGGCAAAACAAAGAGCTGTTTTTGACAATTCCGTATCTCAGATTGAAGCGTTAAATGACAAAATTCAAGGAGCATTAATCTATAACGATGAAACACAGGCTCAAGATCTTTACAAACAGGTTCAAGATATTTACTCTCAACTAAAAATCAACGGTAAAGACGAGGTCAAAACCGCCGGAGAGATTAAACAAAAAATGGACGAAGTGTCAGCCAGACTTCAGCACGTAGCAAAAATTAAAGCGCAAAAAATAGCGACGCTGGAAATCCCGGAATCACCGGCAAACATAGCGGCTATGAACATCGTTGGCACAAAAATATTTTTACTAAATAGTAATAATAACTCTCTTTACTATCTAGACACTGCTGGTTCGGAAATAAAACCTTTGAATCTCAGCTCAAACGATCCCCAGATAAAGTTTGGTCTACTTTATAATAATGATATTATTTATTATCACGGTGGCAACGGTCTGATACGCTTTACTACCAAGGAAAGCAAGTTAGAAAATGTTAATATTAATCTAAACGGCCAAGAAAATAAAGTCACGGATATCGAGTCTTATAATAATCGCCTTTACGTTATTAGCGCTGCCAACAATCAAATTTATCGCTATACGGGTAATCCCGAGGGTTTTGGCGAGCCCAGCAACTGGGTTAAAGACTCCAACCGAGATTTGAATACTGCCGTATCTATGACTGTAGACGGTGATGTTTATATTCTGCAAAAAGACGGCAATATTCAAAAATTTACTTCTGGACGTAAACAAAATTTCAGTTTATCAATGATCGAGCCAAAATTAAACGAACCACAAAAAATCTGGACCGATTCGAAATCAGACAATCTCTATATTTTAGATAAATCGGGTCGAATAGTAGTTGCCGATAAATCCAATGGCAAAATAACAACGCAATATGTAGTAGAAGAATTAACTGGTTTGACAAATTTTATCGTGGCAGAAAAAGATAAAAAGATATACCTTCTAACCGACACTTCCAGTATCTACCTGCTCAATCTCTAGAATATTTAGACACTAAAAAATCCAGCTGCGAAACTATGCGGCTGGATTTTATATTTTTAGAAGTTGCTTTTACTTCAAAGTAACTTTAGCACCAGCTTCTTCCAGTTTGGCTTTAATTTTTGCAGCGTCTTCTTTGGAAGCACCTTCTTTTACCATCTTTGGAGCACCGTCAACTAAGTCTTTAGCGTCTTTCAAACCAAGATCAGTAACTTCGCGCACCGCCTTAATAACACCAATCTTGTTAGCACCAGCGTCGGTCAATTCAACGTCAAAACTGGTTTTTTCCTCAGCTGGAGCGGCAGCAGGACCGGCAGCGGCCATCATGACCGGAGCGGCAGCAGCAGAAACACCAAATTTTTCTTCTAAAACCTTGACTAATTCCGCTAAATCAAGAACCGATAGCTTCTCGATTTGTTCGACCAGAGTTTTAAATTTTTCTGGCACTTCGACGACTTTTTTTTCTTCTGACATAAATTTAATTCATTTATTCCGCACGAGGCGAAAATTATTTTATTTATTTAGTTATCTTGATTAAACGCTTTTTTTATCTTTTATACCGTTAAGCACTACTACTAGTCCGCGCAGATTACCCTGCAAAACGTTTAGCAGCCCGGACATTGGCGCGGCTATACTGCCAACCAGCTTGGAAAGCAACTCTTCTCTCGTTGGTAACATAGACAGACTCTTAACCATCTCAGAAGCAATAACTTTATTTTCCAGTAGCCCGCCGAGCACTTTTAAGACTTCGTTATCTTTGGCAAAGGTACAAACTGTTCGGGCCGGAGCTACGTCGTCATCATAAGAAATAGCCATAGCCATACTACCTGGCAACTGACTCAAATCAATATCGATTTTGGCTTCGTCTAACGAACGTTTAAGCAATGTTCTTTTTACTACCATGTAGTCGAGTCCGTTTTTGCGGCATTCGCTTCTTAGTTTATTTACCGCGCTAACTTTTAGTCCGGCAAAACTAAAAAATACTACTGACTTAATCTTTGATGCCTTATCGGCAAAATCTTGGATAATTTCCTGCTTTTGTTGTCTTG encodes the following:
- a CDS encoding CvpA family protein gives rise to the protein MAIFDLVLLILLGGFVLFGLWFGFIHALGSLVGIAAGAFIAGHYYLGLASWGSFIWGDGDLGKVISFVIILIFVNRLVGLVFYFFDRMFEFVTFIPFLSGINRLAGGLLGFLEGAFTLGLVLFFIARYPINEWLTLQLQNSSITPWFVTMAKFLAPLLPELLRQLKSVI
- a CDS encoding class II SORL domain-containing protein, which gives rise to MEIKQPKDLNYLNDFEKKHIPFVELPKKIKAGKEFKLKVKIGEIVHPMMPEHYIMWVAVYNGDILIAKNKLEPNTPPETEFTLKFDQDTDLRFLEECNIHGIWENKIKIVLTK
- the rplJ gene encoding 50S ribosomal protein L10; the encoded protein is MPKTRQQKQEIIQDFADKASKIKSVVFFSFAGLKVSAVNKLRSECRKNGLDYMVVKRTLLKRSLDEAKIDIDLSQLPGSMAMAISYDDDVAPARTVCTFAKDNEVLKVLGGLLENKVIASEMVKSLSMLPTREELLSKLVGSIAAPMSGLLNVLQGNLRGLVVVLNGIKDKKSV
- a CDS encoding L,D-transpeptidase family protein, producing the protein MNLKKSSKIGSFLVILTSFFCWPYFAVYSQDLVAAKPLIRIYDSETLKIEKEFFPFDTVVKNFSLAAADIDGDGRSEIVVGMGFGGEPMVKIFDSDGSYLRDFLAYDKNFTGGIQVVGTDLDNDKKDEIVTAPGKGGGPHVRIFDGTGTPKINIGWMAFAKDYTQGINIAAGDINGDDQEEIAVARVYNVAKSEVKIFDKNGNDLKLGFKSNDYIDSLGLSMVLEDFGGDKKTEMVSAGRYNSLPVIDLRRIDGSKINSWKVFGDDFKGGVNIASGDTNGDGKKEIIVGAGYTGSPSVKIFDSFGREEKKFFAFDQDLTTGVQLAIGQFDDDKSLEIVVAPDKLPDINVTGKLILVDTGSKQTLYAYDSGFLVRSFLISSGTKYLKTPLGNFSIWRKRPTVHMFGPGYDLPGVPWVLSFKGPYTIHGTYWHSNFGHPMSHGCVNMYTPDAKWIYNWSVLGMPVEILKN
- the rplL gene encoding 50S ribosomal protein L7/L12, whose amino-acid sequence is MSEEKKVVEVPEKFKTLVEQIEKLSVLDLAELVKVLEEKFGVSAAAAPVMMAAAGPAAAPAEEKTSFDVELTDAGANKIGVIKAVREVTDLGLKDAKDLVDGAPKMVKEGASKEDAAKIKAKLEEAGAKVTLK
- the rsmI gene encoding 16S rRNA (cytidine(1402)-2'-O)-methyltransferase — protein: MFLYIVATPIGNLADITLRTLDILKGVDLILCEDTRQTKKLLEHYHLEKPTLSYHQHSKIEKIDFILNKLREGSNIALVSDAGTPGISDPGNYLVKKAIERFGSQVQIVPIPGPTALAVLASVAGFSCDQFLFLGFLPHKKGRQTLLKEIIASSRTIILYESCHRIIKLIGELIVFGVADRQVVIGRELTKKFETIYRGTAQELELELKNGIVKGEFAVIIEGKK
- a CDS encoding desulfoferrodoxin FeS4 iron-binding domain-containing protein; the protein is MAVKKIGEKYYCAICGNEVEVTKAGGGILVCCGQNMELVGAAAEKAV
- a CDS encoding TatD family hydrolase, producing MLVDSHCHVNFNAYSKDAEDVIRRSLANNTWLVNIGSQLSTSRRTIKIAQNYQKGVYAVVGLHPIHLTQDITESAKFDGKEYKFVTRQEVFDYDTYRKLAKSSDKVVALGEVGLDYYYFDEMKDDPDKIKKIQVETLNKFIDLADELNLPLVLHCRGTKKDVYGAYDDLLEILRLKVKNKKLKGVVHCFGGNLVQAKGFIDFGFYIGFTGIITFKKSLELREIAKIIPLEKILVETDAPFLAPEPHRGERNEPIYVEFVAKKIAEVRAVSFEEVARTTTANAKKLFGI